The window AAAAAATGAAGGTTATTTTTATTATTTAGCGAAAGTATATTAATGAAAAAATTAATAGATGAAAGATTTTATCTTCATTAGTGGGAATAGAAAATCTCTCATGTGTTAATTTAAAAAAATTATCCTAATATTAGCCTAAAGGAGTGAATCAAGTGGAACATGTGATTGAGATGCTAGGAATACGCAAAGAGTTTGGCAATTTCGTAGCAAATAATAATATCACCCTCCAATTAAAAAAGGGCGAAATTCATGCGCTACTAGGAGAGAATGGTGCAGGTAAGTCGACTTTAATGAATGTGCTTTTCGGTCTTTATCAACCTGAAGCCGGTGAAATAAAAGTACGTGGGGAATCAGTTAAAATTACAGACCCAAACAAAGCCAATGATTTAGGGATTGGGATGGTACACCAACACTTTATGTTAGTTGGAAACTTCACTGTTACAGAAAATATTATTTTAGGCAGTGAACCTACTAAACTAGGTATGATTAATATAAAGGACGCAGCAAAAGATATTGCAGCATTATCTAAAAAATATAATTTAGATGTTGATCCTTATGCAAAAATTGAAGATATATCTGTTGGTATGCAACAACGTGTGGAAATTTTAAAAACATTGTACCGCGGTGCAGAAATTTTAATTTTCGATGAACCAACAGCTTCCTTAACGCCACAAGAAATTACAGAGTTAATGAGCATTTTAAAGCTTCTTATAAAAGAAGGAAAATCTATCATTATTATTACACACAAACTAAAAGAGATTATGGAAGTATCTGATCGTGTAACCATTATTCGTAAAGGTGAAGGGATTGGTACAGTGATTACAGCTGAAACGAATCCAGATGAACTCGCGGAATTGATGGTCGGACGTCAAGTTGATTTTAAGACGGTGAAAAAAGACGCTACACCAGCCGAAGAAATATTAGCAATCGAAAATTTAGTTGTTACCGATTACCGCAATATTGAAAAAGTAAAAGGGTTAAACTTAAATGTTCGCAAAGGTGAAATTGTCGGAATAGCGGGTATTGATGGCAACGGCCAATCTGAACTAATTGAGGCCATTACAGGTTTACGAAAAGTGAAGAGCGGTAAAATTTCGTTAAATGGCAAGGACATTACGGGATTAAAGCCACGTAAAATTACGGAATTAGGTATTGGGCATATTCCACAGGACCGTCATAAACACGGACTTGTATTAGATTTCCCGATTGGACATAACATTGCATTACAAACGTATTACAAAGAGCCGATTTCTAAGGGCGGCATTATGAATTATAAAAAAATAAACGAAAAAGCACGACAAGTAATTGAAGAGTTCGATGTTCGTACAGGGCAAGGGGAAATGACTCCTGCACGTGCGCTTTCAGGTGGTAACCAGCAAAAGGCTATCATTGGGCGTGAAGTCGACCGAAATCCAGATTTACTAATTGCAGCATTACCGACACGTGGTTTAGATGTGGGTGCCATTGAATTTATTCACTCGCGCTTAATTGAACAACGTGATAAAGGAAAAGCAGTTCTATTAATTTCATTTGAGCTAGATGAAGTGATGAACGTTTCAGACCGCATTGCTGTCATTTATGATGGGACAATCGTGGATATTGTCAATCCAAAAGATACGGATGAGCAAGAGCTTGGATTATTAATGGCTGGTGAAGAAAGAAAAGTGAAGGCTGTTAAGGAGGGGAACGAATAAATGTCAAACCGTGTAGTGAATATACTCGTTCCTGTTGTTTCAATCATTATTGGTTTAATCGTTGGCGCAATCGTAATGGTTGTCAGTGGTTATGATCCAGTACAAGGTTATATAGCTTTATGGAATGGTATTTTTGGAGATTCCTATTCAATAGGAAATACAATTCGACAAATTACTCCTTATATTTTATCAGGTCTTGCGGTCGCATTTGCGTTCCGTACAGGGCTATTTAATATCGGGGTAGAAGGGCAATTATTAATGGGCTGGTTAGCTGCGGCATACGTTGGATATGCATTTGAGCTACCACGATTCATTCACTTGCCATTAGCATTACTTGCGGCAGCTGCAGCAGGTGCCTTCTGGGCATTTATTGTAGGCTTCTTGAAAGCGAAATTATCGGTGCACGAAGTAATTGCTTCGATCATGTTAAACTATACAGCGTTATACATTACGAACGCTGTGATTAGAAACTTGTCAGATGGTGGGTTTAAAACACCTACTGTTGTCGAAAGTGCAACATTGCGTATGCCATGGTTACGCGAAATTACGGACAATTCAAGCTTGCACTTAGGGATTATCGTAGCTTTATTAATGGTGTTCGTAATGTGGTTTATTTTAGAAAAGACGACACGTGGTTACGAGTTGAAATCTGTCGGATTTAATAAAAATGCCGCTGAATATGCAGGGATGAATGTCAACAAAAATATTATTTTAGCGATGACGATTTCAGGTGTATTTGCCGGCCTTGCAGGTGCGATGGAAGCATTAGGTACTTTCCAAAATGCATCGATTAAAGCGGGATTCTCCGGTATTGGGTTTGACGGAATCGCGGTTGCCTTACTTGGTGCAAACACACCACTTGGGGTCGTATTCGGTGCTTCTTTATTCGGATCATTGAAATATGGTGCATTAAATATGCCAAACGAAGCCGGTATTCCAGAAGAAATCGTATCAATCATTATTGCATTGATTATTTTCTTCGTAGCGAGCGGCTATATTATTCGAGTAGCTTTACAAAAATTTGGAAAGAAAAAGGAGGGCCAGTAACATGAGTTTGTTAGAAATGTTATATTTCATTGTCCCTTCTGCGATTTTATATGCGACACCGTTAATTTTTGCAGGTATCGGTGGGGTATTCTCTGAGCGCTCTGGTGTTGTCAACATCGGGTTAGAAGGGATTATGGTCATTGGTGCTTTCACTGGGATCTATGTCAATTTAGAGTATTATGATGTATTTGGACATAATGTTATTTGGGTAGCGATTTTAGCATCATTAGTCACTGGATTATTATTCTCCCTTTTACTGGCGGTTGCAGCGGTATCATTCCGTGCCGATCAAACAGTTACAGGGGTAGCATTAAATATGCTTGGGGTTGCCATTGCGGTATTTCTAGTAAAAATGATTTATCAAAAAGGGCAAACAGATATGATTCAAGCACCGATTCAACGCTTTGAAATTCCTTATTTATCTGATATCCCGTTCTTTGGTAAACTATTATTCCATGATGTTTATAGTGTATCGATCTTAGCGTTTGCGGTAGCGATACTTGCGTGGTTTGTCATTTATAAAACACCATTTGGCTTGCGTTTACGTGCAGTTGGGGAACACCCGATGGCAGCAGATACAATGGGTGTCAATGTGACGAAGATGCGTTACATCGCTGTAATGATTTCGGGTGCGCTTGGTGGTATTGGTGGAGCAGCATTTGCGATGACTGTCGCATCAGACTTTTCAGGCTCTACTATTGCGGGACAAGGTTTCATGGCCATTGCCGCGATGATTTTTGGTAAATGGCATCCACTTGGTACGTTAGGTGCGGCACTTTTCTTCGGTTTAGCACAAACATTAAGTATTACGGGCGCGCAAATTCCTTATATTAAAGAAATTCCAGCTGTCTATCTGCAAATTTTACCTTATGTATTAACAATTTTTGCACTTGCAGGATTTATTGGGAAGGCCATAGCTCCGAAAGCTTCCGGTCAACCGTATATTAAAGGAAAACGATAAATAAAGTTCTGCCCACACAAAGAAAAAAATGTGTGGGCAGTTTTTTTCTTGCTTATAACTTTTTTGATTTGGGAACACTACATTGAGTGACGGAAAATAATAATTTTCACAAATTAACAAAACAGATGTATAGTAGGAGTATAAGTATTTATTTAGGTAGTCAGGAGGAGTTTTTTTGTTTTTAACGACACAATTAGCGAAGGGTGTTTCGCTGCATATACGACAAACAGCCCAATTCAAAACAGTCAATTTTTCGGTGAAATGGAGAACACATTTAACCGAAAAAAGTGCTTCTGAACGTACAGTTTTATCCAATGTACTCCAGCATAGTAATGCGCGCTTTTCAACGTCCGCTGCGTATCGTAGTTATTTAGATGATTTATTCGGGACGGTACTCTATTTTGATACGACAAAACGTGGGGAAGAGCATACAGTACTAATGAACGTAGAAACTGTAAATGACAACTATTTAGCGCATGATAGTGTATTAAATGAAGTGATTGGATTACTGCAGGATGCGATTTTCAAACCGAATTTTGAACAAAATGTATTTAAAAAAGCTATCGTTGACCGTGAAAAGGAAATGGTTATTCAACGTATTCAATCGATTTTTGATGATAAATCTCGTTTTGCACAAAAGCGCATAATGGAAATTTTACGTCCAAATCACCCAGCATCTATTTCAGCGAATGGAACAATTGACGAAATTAGAGCAATATCACCAGAGTCTTTAACGGCGGCATATGAAAATATGTTAAATCATGACGTAATCGATATTTATGTAGTCGGTGATATCGACGTTGAGCAAATCACAGCCAAAATTAAAGAAGCATTGCCATTTAAAGATCGTGAAGTGAAGAAAATCGAACGGAATATGGAAGTTCCTAAAGATATACAGGGATACACGAAAGAAACACAAGAAATGAAACAAGGGAAGCTACATATCGGTTATTATACACCGGTCGTTTTTGGTGATGAAGACTTCCCTAAAATGCAAATTTTCAATGGGATTTTTGGTGGGTATGCCCATTCCAAAATATTTATAAATGTTCGTGAGCGCGAAAGCTTGGCTTATTACGCTTCTAGCTCCTATGCCGCACAATATGGCTTACTGTTTGTCGTTTCGGGAATTGAACCAGCAAATGAAGTGAAAGCGCGTGAAGTAATAGCGGAGCAGTTAATCGCAATACAAAAGGGTGAAATTACAGATTTAGAATTAGCGCAAACAAAGGCGATGTTAATCAATCAATTAAAAGAAGCACTTGATTCAGCGCGTGGTCAAATTGAAATTTTTGACCAATACAAAGAATTAAATGATCCGTTTTCATTAGATAAATGGACAGCGAGATGGCAGGCAGTAACGAAAGAAGATGTTCAGAAAATGGCCCAGCAATTGAAGCTTGAAGCAACGTATTTTTTATGCGGTAAGGAGGACTAGTCCGTGAAAAAGATTGAATTTAAACAACTAGATGAAACACTGTACTATAAACAATTAGCAAACGGTTTAGATGTCTATATTTTACCTAAAAAAGGGTTTTCGAAAACATTTGTAACCTTTACAACAAAATATGGTTCGATTGATCGTACATTTGTGCCACTTGGTGAAACGGAACAGATTACAGTTCCGGACGGGATTGCTCATTTTTTAGAGCATAAAATGTTTGAAAAAGAAGATGGCGACGTTTTCCAAAAATTTAGTGAGGTCGGAGCGCAAGCAAATGCCTATACGTCATTTACAAGAACGGCTTATTTATTTTCTGCAACAGATCACCTT is drawn from Solibacillus sp. R5-41 and contains these coding sequences:
- a CDS encoding ABC transporter ATP-binding protein; the encoded protein is MEHVIEMLGIRKEFGNFVANNNITLQLKKGEIHALLGENGAGKSTLMNVLFGLYQPEAGEIKVRGESVKITDPNKANDLGIGMVHQHFMLVGNFTVTENIILGSEPTKLGMINIKDAAKDIAALSKKYNLDVDPYAKIEDISVGMQQRVEILKTLYRGAEILIFDEPTASLTPQEITELMSILKLLIKEGKSIIIITHKLKEIMEVSDRVTIIRKGEGIGTVITAETNPDELAELMVGRQVDFKTVKKDATPAEEILAIENLVVTDYRNIEKVKGLNLNVRKGEIVGIAGIDGNGQSELIEAITGLRKVKSGKISLNGKDITGLKPRKITELGIGHIPQDRHKHGLVLDFPIGHNIALQTYYKEPISKGGIMNYKKINEKARQVIEEFDVRTGQGEMTPARALSGGNQQKAIIGREVDRNPDLLIAALPTRGLDVGAIEFIHSRLIEQRDKGKAVLLISFELDEVMNVSDRIAVIYDGTIVDIVNPKDTDEQELGLLMAGEERKVKAVKEGNE
- a CDS encoding ABC transporter permease; this translates as MSNRVVNILVPVVSIIIGLIVGAIVMVVSGYDPVQGYIALWNGIFGDSYSIGNTIRQITPYILSGLAVAFAFRTGLFNIGVEGQLLMGWLAAAYVGYAFELPRFIHLPLALLAAAAAGAFWAFIVGFLKAKLSVHEVIASIMLNYTALYITNAVIRNLSDGGFKTPTVVESATLRMPWLREITDNSSLHLGIIVALLMVFVMWFILEKTTRGYELKSVGFNKNAAEYAGMNVNKNIILAMTISGVFAGLAGAMEALGTFQNASIKAGFSGIGFDGIAVALLGANTPLGVVFGASLFGSLKYGALNMPNEAGIPEEIVSIIIALIIFFVASGYIIRVALQKFGKKKEGQ
- a CDS encoding ABC transporter permease; this translates as MSLLEMLYFIVPSAILYATPLIFAGIGGVFSERSGVVNIGLEGIMVIGAFTGIYVNLEYYDVFGHNVIWVAILASLVTGLLFSLLLAVAAVSFRADQTVTGVALNMLGVAIAVFLVKMIYQKGQTDMIQAPIQRFEIPYLSDIPFFGKLLFHDVYSVSILAFAVAILAWFVIYKTPFGLRLRAVGEHPMAADTMGVNVTKMRYIAVMISGALGGIGGAAFAMTVASDFSGSTIAGQGFMAIAAMIFGKWHPLGTLGAALFFGLAQTLSITGAQIPYIKEIPAVYLQILPYVLTIFALAGFIGKAIAPKASGQPYIKGKR
- the yfmF gene encoding EF-P 5-aminopentanol modification-associated protein YfmF, yielding MFLTTQLAKGVSLHIRQTAQFKTVNFSVKWRTHLTEKSASERTVLSNVLQHSNARFSTSAAYRSYLDDLFGTVLYFDTTKRGEEHTVLMNVETVNDNYLAHDSVLNEVIGLLQDAIFKPNFEQNVFKKAIVDREKEMVIQRIQSIFDDKSRFAQKRIMEILRPNHPASISANGTIDEIRAISPESLTAAYENMLNHDVIDIYVVGDIDVEQITAKIKEALPFKDREVKKIERNMEVPKDIQGYTKETQEMKQGKLHIGYYTPVVFGDEDFPKMQIFNGIFGGYAHSKIFINVRERESLAYYASSSYAAQYGLLFVVSGIEPANEVKAREVIAEQLIAIQKGEITDLELAQTKAMLINQLKEALDSARGQIEIFDQYKELNDPFSLDKWTARWQAVTKEDVQKMAQQLKLEATYFLCGKED